The proteins below are encoded in one region of Paralysiella testudinis:
- the cas6f gene encoding type I-F CRISPR-associated endoribonuclease Cas6/Csy4, whose amino-acid sequence MSQSHYLELRAIPQPELTQSQVLSHLMQALHQHLPAYAGRIGVAFPGYGQARTLGGIIRLIGNEADCQALHQQLHASGNISDYALLYAVAKVPQGIQSHARYSRSHHKGPSALRRAEQRLSAQGKWQAEIADKMRAKWQTPPKLPHLQLRSASTKQTFTLWIQQQNHTHPKPGLFSAYGLSQEATVPQF is encoded by the coding sequence ATGAGCCAAAGCCACTACCTCGAGCTGCGCGCCATACCGCAGCCCGAGCTCACCCAAAGCCAAGTGCTCAGCCACCTGATGCAGGCGCTGCACCAACACCTGCCCGCCTACGCGGGGCGTATTGGCGTGGCCTTCCCCGGCTACGGCCAAGCGCGCACCCTCGGCGGCATCATCCGCCTGATCGGCAATGAGGCCGACTGCCAAGCCCTGCACCAGCAATTGCACGCCAGCGGCAACATCAGCGACTACGCCTTGCTCTACGCTGTGGCCAAAGTACCCCAAGGCATCCAAAGCCATGCGCGCTACAGCCGCAGCCACCACAAAGGCCCAAGCGCCCTGCGCCGCGCCGAACAGCGCCTCAGCGCCCAAGGCAAATGGCAGGCCGAAATCGCCGACAAAATGCGGGCAAAATGGCAAACCCCGCCCAAACTGCCTCACCTACAACTAAGGAGCGCCAGCACCAAACAAACATTCACCCTCTGGATTCAACAGCAAAACCACACCCACCCCAAACCCGGTCTATTTAGCGCCTACGGCCTCAGCCAAGAGGCCACTGTACCGCAGTTTTAA
- the csy2 gene encoding type I-F CRISPR-associated protein Csy2 has product MNHANYYLLFDRIQIQAANAISGPLSYGFPSLNGFLGAIHALNRRLPESDGITLGGVLVACHHCDVQLYRPHAYADATFNQSRNPLKKNGDTAAIIEEGKVHLTVSLLVEVRKADQVWANLSQNPQASEWCTQVQNMLMQQRIAGGSVTSIGRTQLFESHQQDDMIAALLPAFVLMDAGQDLLAITRELQTGQQHLVNEFDEIQPACDENGAPLPSARPAQTEVTALDALIEVATLHHLPPDAKDSKEWRAYSVKSGRGWLVPLPVGYQGIAAPFAAGELAHCRTAEYPSQYVETIYSLGKWVFPFRLPENFQQCFWRYATPQDNLYLITQPPAH; this is encoded by the coding sequence ATGAATCACGCCAACTACTATCTATTATTCGACCGCATCCAAATTCAGGCAGCCAATGCCATTTCCGGCCCATTAAGCTACGGCTTTCCCTCGCTGAATGGCTTTTTGGGCGCCATCCATGCGCTGAACCGCAGGCTGCCTGAAAGCGACGGCATCACCTTGGGCGGTGTGTTGGTGGCCTGCCATCATTGCGATGTGCAGCTGTATCGCCCGCACGCGTATGCCGATGCCACGTTTAACCAAAGCCGCAATCCGTTGAAGAAAAACGGCGACACCGCCGCCATTATCGAAGAAGGCAAAGTGCACCTCACCGTAAGCCTGCTGGTGGAAGTGCGCAAAGCGGATCAAGTCTGGGCCAATTTAAGCCAAAACCCGCAGGCTAGCGAATGGTGTACACAGGTGCAAAACATGCTGATGCAGCAGCGCATTGCCGGTGGCAGCGTTACCAGCATTGGCCGCACCCAGCTCTTTGAGTCACACCAACAAGACGACATGATTGCCGCCTTGCTGCCTGCTTTTGTGCTGATGGATGCCGGGCAGGATTTGCTGGCGATTACCCGCGAATTGCAAACCGGCCAACAGCATCTGGTGAATGAGTTCGACGAAATTCAGCCCGCTTGTGATGAAAACGGCGCACCTCTGCCCAGCGCCCGCCCCGCACAAACAGAGGTCACCGCGCTGGACGCCTTGATTGAAGTGGCCACCTTGCACCATCTGCCACCCGATGCCAAAGACAGCAAAGAATGGCGAGCCTACAGCGTCAAAAGCGGCCGCGGTTGGCTGGTGCCGTTGCCGGTGGGCTATCAAGGTATTGCCGCACCGTTTGCCGCCGGTGAATTGGCGCACTGCCGCACCGCCGAATACCCCAGCCAATACGTTGAAACGATTTACAGCCTCGGCAAATGGGTGTTCCCGTTTAGGCTGCCTGAAAACTTTCAGCAATGCTTTTGGCGCTACGCCACCCCGCAAGACAATTTGTATCTGATTACCCAACCCCCAGCCCACTGA
- the csy1 gene encoding type I-F CRISPR-associated protein Csy1, translating into MQDITRADVQAAISGFLNDQFLKKAEPDIKRLEKAETEQNEAAIAAAQEALAQWRHKYSAPIWLDDAARRMAGQLKFGSHISKGIHPDAKGDNVNFSADTPLPEHLIGSQSAHALALDANGNAAALPLAAFFNTPVGAAQMVKLRQLITQNHPALQGCFADDAALSDEYQLLFQAALIGATDAPITHERNKQILWPRGEQAIVHDDYICLVPLYPSALTHAVYQQINQARYSEENKLARDNRFKKTAEHKPYVSITQLAITKLGGTKPQNVSQLTSAQGGRNYLLPNLPPKLQSSKAFKISAVAVTIFNKRLRYHSYRGWIEFDEVIKAKKSVMAVRDQRKLALQMILAEVFQIAERIQTQWPAGWSRDYQLSMAEKYWLDPDRADLEGEEAFKAACDAGDWAGEVIRSFALWLNQWLKETHTAIAEDFDEAEESEWRRAMASALRTSQRRFGRIYA; encoded by the coding sequence ATGCAAGACATCACCCGCGCTGACGTTCAGGCCGCCATCAGCGGTTTTCTGAACGATCAGTTTCTCAAAAAAGCCGAGCCGGACATTAAGCGGCTGGAAAAAGCCGAGACGGAGCAGAACGAAGCCGCTATTGCCGCCGCGCAAGAAGCGCTGGCACAGTGGCGGCATAAATACAGCGCGCCGATATGGCTGGACGATGCGGCGCGGCGTATGGCCGGGCAGCTCAAATTTGGCAGTCATATCTCAAAGGGCATTCACCCGGATGCCAAGGGCGATAATGTCAATTTCTCTGCCGACACGCCGTTGCCCGAGCATTTAATCGGCTCGCAATCGGCGCATGCCTTGGCGCTGGACGCCAATGGCAACGCGGCGGCACTGCCGCTGGCGGCTTTTTTTAATACGCCGGTGGGCGCGGCACAAATGGTGAAATTGCGCCAGCTAATTACCCAAAACCATCCGGCGTTGCAAGGTTGCTTTGCCGATGATGCCGCGCTGTCAGATGAATATCAGCTGTTGTTTCAGGCAGCCTTAATCGGTGCAACGGATGCGCCAATCACGCATGAGCGCAATAAGCAAATTCTGTGGCCGCGCGGTGAGCAGGCCATTGTGCATGATGATTATATTTGCTTGGTACCGCTTTACCCTTCGGCGCTTACCCATGCGGTGTACCAGCAGATCAATCAAGCGCGCTATTCGGAAGAAAACAAGCTGGCGCGTGATAATCGCTTTAAAAAAACCGCCGAACATAAGCCCTATGTCAGCATCACGCAACTGGCCATCACCAAATTGGGCGGCACCAAGCCGCAGAATGTGTCGCAGCTTACCAGCGCACAAGGCGGGCGCAATTATTTACTGCCCAATCTGCCGCCGAAATTGCAATCGAGCAAAGCCTTCAAAATCTCAGCCGTGGCGGTGACCATTTTCAATAAACGCCTGCGTTACCACAGCTACCGCGGTTGGATTGAATTTGATGAAGTGATTAAAGCGAAGAAAAGCGTGATGGCGGTGCGCGATCAACGCAAGCTGGCTTTGCAAATGATTTTGGCCGAAGTATTTCAGATTGCCGAGCGCATTCAAACCCAATGGCCGGCCGGTTGGAGCCGTGATTATCAGCTCAGCATGGCGGAAAAATATTGGCTTGATCCGGATCGCGCCGATTTGGAAGGCGAAGAGGCGTTTAAAGCCGCCTGTGATGCGGGCGATTGGGCGGGGGAGGTAATCCGCAGTTTCGCGCTATGGCTCAATCAGTGGCTGAAAGAAACGCACACGGCCATCGCCGAGGATTTCGATGAGGCCGAGGAATCCGAATGGCGCCGCGCCATGGCCTCTGCCCTGCGCACCAGCCAACGCCGCTTCGGGAGAATCTACGCATGA
- the csy3 gene encoding type I-F CRISPR-associated protein Csy3, with protein sequence MTTLTTASVLAFERNLDISDATFTQIDSQKPDAKASMVKVREKSVRGTISNRLKNAIANDPTKLDAEIQKPNLQTVDVATLDDDKDTLIARWSCKVLPFTGEPSVCNNSDYQAKLIDTVSGYLQQHGVNELARRYAANIVNARWLWRNRMGAETIRIQVRTQIDGKDQTLEFADAKAHPLNHFDWQADGLSQLSDWIAKGLRGEAFVILYIEARAKVGYGQEVYPSQELILDTGNRKSKVLYQINDKAGMHSQKVSNAIRTIDTWYPNAQFPVAAEPYGAVTTLGTAFRQPKKGDDFYTLFDNWVLKGTAPSVDEQHYVISVLIRGGVFGASGKE encoded by the coding sequence ATGACTACATTGACCACCGCCAGCGTATTGGCTTTTGAGCGCAATCTGGATATTTCCGATGCCACCTTCACCCAAATCGACAGCCAAAAGCCCGATGCCAAGGCAAGCATGGTTAAAGTGCGCGAAAAATCCGTGCGCGGCACCATCAGCAACCGCCTAAAAAATGCCATTGCCAACGACCCCACCAAGCTGGACGCCGAAATCCAAAAGCCCAACCTGCAAACCGTCGACGTGGCCACACTGGATGACGACAAAGACACCCTCATCGCCCGCTGGAGCTGCAAAGTACTGCCCTTTACCGGCGAACCAAGCGTATGCAACAACAGCGACTACCAAGCCAAGCTGATCGACACCGTATCCGGTTATTTGCAACAACACGGCGTAAACGAATTGGCACGCCGCTACGCCGCCAACATCGTCAACGCCCGCTGGCTCTGGCGCAACCGCATGGGCGCCGAAACCATCCGCATCCAAGTGCGCACCCAGATTGACGGCAAAGACCAAACCCTCGAATTTGCCGATGCCAAAGCCCACCCGCTCAACCATTTCGACTGGCAAGCCGACGGCCTGAGCCAATTAAGCGACTGGATTGCAAAAGGTCTGCGCGGCGAAGCTTTTGTGATTCTCTATATCGAAGCACGCGCCAAAGTCGGCTATGGCCAAGAAGTCTACCCTTCGCAAGAGCTGATTCTCGACACCGGCAACCGCAAAAGCAAAGTGCTTTATCAAATTAACGACAAAGCCGGCATGCACAGCCAAAAAGTCAGCAATGCCATCCGCACCATCGACACCTGGTACCCGAATGCCCAATTCCCCGTCGCTGCCGAACCCTATGGCGCCGTCACCACGCTGGGCACCGCGTTCAGGCAACCTAAGAAGGGTGATGACTTCTATACTCTGTTCGACAACTGGGTACTCAAAGGCACAGCCCCATCCGTGGATGAACAACACTACGTTATCAGCGTGCTGATTCGCGGCGGCGTATTTGGTGCCAGCGGCAAGGAGTAA